Proteins from a genomic interval of Caulobacter sp. SL161:
- a CDS encoding SIMPL domain-containing protein, with the protein MTHTARRLPAIALPALLGGALLLGAAAPALAQSNDAAFKATTFNLSASGETLVAPDMATINLGVQTDAATAAEALKANGARMNQVMAALKKAGIADRDIQTSNLNLNAQYAYEQNQPPKLTGYQASNQVTITVRDLAKLGAAVDATVSAGANTVNGISFGLANPQAAEDAARLEAVKALQAKAALYSRATGYKIIRMINLSEGGGYSPVPPPMPVFTMAKREMADATSISAGELKVRVDVSAVYQVTQ; encoded by the coding sequence CACCGCCCGCCGCCTGCCCGCCATCGCCCTGCCCGCCCTGCTGGGCGGCGCGCTGCTGCTGGGCGCCGCCGCTCCGGCGTTGGCGCAAAGCAACGACGCGGCCTTCAAGGCCACCACCTTCAACCTGTCGGCTTCGGGCGAGACCCTGGTGGCGCCGGACATGGCGACTATCAATCTGGGCGTCCAGACCGACGCGGCCACGGCGGCCGAGGCGCTCAAGGCCAACGGCGCGCGGATGAACCAGGTGATGGCCGCCCTGAAGAAGGCCGGGATCGCCGATCGCGACATCCAGACCTCGAACCTGAATCTGAACGCGCAGTACGCCTATGAGCAGAACCAGCCGCCCAAGCTGACCGGCTACCAGGCCTCGAACCAGGTGACGATCACGGTGCGCGACCTGGCCAAGCTGGGCGCGGCGGTGGACGCGACGGTCAGCGCCGGCGCCAATACGGTCAACGGCATCAGCTTTGGCCTCGCCAACCCGCAGGCGGCCGAGGACGCCGCGCGGCTGGAAGCTGTCAAGGCGCTGCAGGCCAAGGCCGCGCTCTATAGCCGCGCGACCGGCTACAAGATCATCCGCATGATCAATCTCAGCGAAGGCGGCGGCTATTCGCCCGTGCCCCCGCCCATGCCGGTGTTCACCATGGCCAAGCGCGAGATGGCCGACGCCACCAGCATCTCGGCCGGCGAGCTGAAGGTCCGCGTCGACGTCAGCGCGGTGTACCAAGTCACCCAGTAG